From a single Ovis aries strain OAR_USU_Benz2616 breed Rambouillet chromosome Y, ARS-UI_Ramb_v3.0, whole genome shotgun sequence genomic region:
- the LOC132659029 gene encoding zinc finger protein 280B-like, translated as MELPRMLREEEKEPELRKREGETKQVDDDDDDEVILVGVEHGNEDADVIFVGMSSASKPVVSNILNRDTPGSYSRRKRCGHFRRGNTHRLQPVSHVTPTSESKTVLPVSDSDSRSTGSPIIIEPPSQADYKNLSPQIVPDGFSKELCSSLITFTSSLQHPVETAVSAGDMNKSPHVSKRVSPCETNRRNPRRPKLSDGIVGEHSLGFSPSRFFHTETTQQSTPDRVHTSLSHVQNGEPCPTPFPKDSVHCKPVRPLGESGQTKTDFPSLASPNKIGDPTEGNLIVLLHDFYYGKHGGVGPPEPKTHAAFKCLSCLKVLKNVKFMNHMKHHLELERQRGDSWKTHTTCQHCLRQFPTPFQLQCHIESVHTAQEPSAVCHICELSFETDQVLLEHMKDNHKPGEMPYVCQVCSYRSSFFADVDAHFRAYHGKTKNLLCPFCLKIFQTATAYRRHHRGHWEKSFHQCSKCRLQFLTSKEEREHKTQCHQMFKKPKQLEGLSPETKIVIQVSLEPLQPGLVEVASITVNTSDFESSPPKSKRRRS; from the coding sequence ggatgagctcagcttcaaaaccagtcgtttcaaacatactgaacagagataccccaggttcttattcaaggagaaaaaggtgtggtcacttcaggagaggtaacactcacagattacagcctgttagtcatgtgactcctacatcagaatcaaagactgtcttgccagtgtctgactctgactcaagatcaacaggtagtcctattattattgaacctccgtctcaagctgattataaaaatctttcaccacaaatagtgcctgatggcttttcgaaggagttatgttcttctttgattaccttcacaagttcattgcagcatccagtagaaacagcagtttctgcaggagatatgaataaaagtcctcatgtatcaaagcgagtttccccttgtgaaacaaatcgcagaaatcccagaaggcctaaactcagtgatggcattgtaggggaacattctttaggtttctccccgtcacgtttttttcatacagagaccactcagcaaagcacaccagaccgtgtccatacctcactaagccatgttcagaatggagaaccttgtccaacaccttttccaaaggacagtgttcattgcaagcctgtaagacctttaggggaaagtggacagacaaaaactgattttccaagtttggcaagtccaaacaaaattggtgatcccacagaaggaaatctgattgtgttacttcatGACTTCTACTATGGCAAGCATGGAGGAGTTGGTCCGCCAGAACCAAAGACCCAcgcggcgtttaaatgcctcagctgcttgaaagttctaaaaaatgtcaagtttatgaatcacatgaagcaccatttggaacttgagaggcagagaggtgacagctggaaaacccacaccacctgccagcactgcctccgccagtttcctactcccttccagctgcagtgtcacattgaaagtgtccacacggcccaggagccctccgcagtctgtcacatttgtgagttgtcctttgagacagatcaggttctcttagagcacatgaaagacaatcataagcctggtgaaatgccctatgtatgccaggtttgcagttacagatcatcattttttgcagatgtggatgcacatttcagagcataccatggtaagaccaagaatttactttgcccgttttgtctcaaaatttttcaaactgcaacagcatacagacgtcatcatcgagggcactgggaaaagagttttcaccagtgttccaaatgtcggctacagtttttaacttccaaagaggagagggagcacaagacccagtgtcatcaaatgtttaagaagcctaagcagctagaaggattgtctcctgaaacaaaaattgttattcaggtatcactggaaccccttcagccaggattggtggaagttgcatccattactgtgaacacatctgattttgaatcatcaccccccaaatctaaaaggaggaggtca